A region of the Corynebacterium falsenii genome:
TTCGGCAAGGGCGGCCGGTGCATTTCGGTTCCGGCGCACCCGGATAACAAGATCCCGGAGAAGATGCATCTGCGCTCCTACGGTGTGGTGCTGCGCTATGGATTGGTGTGGACCTGCCTGGCCGTCCGCGCCGGGGAGGCCGGTGCCGGGGAGGCGGCGGACCCCGCCGCACACATCCCGCCGGTGCCGCATTGGGACGAGCCGGAGTTCCAGCAGATCAACTGCCCGTATATCGACGTGGAGGCCTTCGCGGGCCGCCAAGTCGAGGGCTTCTTGGACGTGGCGCATTTCCCCTTCGTCCACGCCGATTCCTTCGCCGATGCCGCCATTGAGGAAGTGCCGAACTACACCCCCGTGCTCACCGACGATGGCTTCGAGGCCGAGTACTGGTCCACCATGCCGAACGTCCCGCACGGCGTGGAGCTGGACGTTCCGGAAGGCTTCCAGTGGCTGCGGCATTTCCGGTTGCATGTGCCTTTTGCGGCGTCGTTGGTGGTGCATTTCCCCGGGGGAGCGCGGTTGTCGATGCTCAACGCCGCGAGCCCCGTCTCGGCGAAAAAGACTCGGCTGTTCGACGCCCGCTGCCGCAACTTCGACACCGACCAGCCCGTGCAGGACGTCTACGACTTCAACCGCCAAGTCTTCGAGGAAGACCGCGCGATGGTGGAGGCCCAGAAGCCGGAGAACCTCCCGCTCGATCCGAAGCTGGAGGTGCACATCCCCGCGGACAAGTCGTCCATCGCGTACCGGCGGGCGTTGCGCGCCCTCGGCCTGTCTGAGTTCTTCACGGCGTAAGGGGGCGAGCATGACAACCAGCATGTCTGCCAGCACGCCCTCCGGCACTATTGAGGCCTACGTGCACTCCGTGACCTGGGGTGGACCGGACGTCCTCATCGTCGAACTCCGCCCCGTTACCGGCGCATTCCCGCAGGCCAGCGCGGGTTCGCACATCGATATCCATCTTCCCGTCGATGGCCGCGACGCCATTCGCCAGTACTCCCTCATCAACTCCGACGCCACACCCCAGCGCTATCTCATAGCCGTCTTTCGGGAGCCGCAGTCCCGTGGTGGCTCGCGGTTGATCCACGACGTGCTGCGCGTCGGCCACATCGTGGACATCTCCGCGCCGCGGAACACCTTTCCGTTGGCTCGTGGGGATCACCACACCGCCGGAGGACAGCACGTGCTGCTTGGCGGCGGCATCGGGGTGACACCCCTGGCCGCCATGGCTCAGCACCTGGTCGGGGCGGGCGAGGAGTTCGAGCTGCACACGTATGCCTCCACGCGCCGGGACGCCCCGCTGGCGGACTACATCGGAAGTGTCCTTGTACCCGACCCGCCAACTGCGCCAACCGTGCCAACAGCGCCAACCGTGCCAACCGCACCAACCGCGCAGGCGGCGTGGCACCAGCACTACTCGGACGAGGAACCCAGCTTCCGCACTGCCACCGCCCTGCCACGGAAATATCAGCCCGGTGACCACGTGTATATCTGCGGGCCGGCCGGCTTCATCGACCATGCCGTGGCAGTAG
Encoded here:
- a CDS encoding aromatic ring-hydroxylating oxygenase subunit alpha, translating into MAGRGGQTAPTAATTPTDNTHQARETSQNPGDLPLPRTLTFIPSDWQILARYWYPVARIEDVTEGPMGVTLLDMPLVVYRHEGEIIVADDLCPHRGMKLSMGSDQGDGQGIKCPYHGLRFGKGGRCISVPAHPDNKIPEKMHLRSYGVVLRYGLVWTCLAVRAGEAGAGEAADPAAHIPPVPHWDEPEFQQINCPYIDVEAFAGRQVEGFLDVAHFPFVHADSFADAAIEEVPNYTPVLTDDGFEAEYWSTMPNVPHGVELDVPEGFQWLRHFRLHVPFAASLVVHFPGGARLSMLNAASPVSAKKTRLFDARCRNFDTDQPVQDVYDFNRQVFEEDRAMVEAQKPENLPLDPKLEVHIPADKSSIAYRRALRALGLSEFFTA
- a CDS encoding PDR/VanB family oxidoreductase encodes the protein MTTSMSASTPSGTIEAYVHSVTWGGPDVLIVELRPVTGAFPQASAGSHIDIHLPVDGRDAIRQYSLINSDATPQRYLIAVFREPQSRGGSRLIHDVLRVGHIVDISAPRNTFPLARGDHHTAGGQHVLLGGGIGVTPLAAMAQHLVGAGEEFELHTYASTRRDAPLADYIGSVLVPDPPTAPTVPTAPTVPTAPTAQAAWHQHYSDEEPSFRTATALPRKYQPGDHVYICGPAGFIDHAVAVARDAGWPEDTIHVERFRLSEPVDTTGEAFEVVAHSTGERMPVGEQQTIAEVLADHGYHVELSCEQGICGSCITGVVSGVPDHRDEVQSEAEHQANTQINVCCSRSRSAELVLDL